The Microcebus murinus isolate Inina chromosome 4, M.murinus_Inina_mat1.0, whole genome shotgun sequence genome has a segment encoding these proteins:
- the NOTCH3 gene encoding neurogenic locus notch homolog protein 3 translates to MGPGARGRRRRRRPTSPPPPPPPVRALPLLLLLAGPGAAAPPCLDGSPCANGGRCTQLPSREAACLCPPGWVGERCQLEDPCHSGPCAGRGVCQSSVVAGTARFSCRCPRGFRGPDCSLPDPCLSSPCAHGARCSVGADGRFACSCPPGYQGRSCRSDLDECRVGGPCRHGGTCLNTPGSFRCQCPAGYAGPLCESPAVPCAPSPCRNGGTCRQSGDLTYDCACLPGFEGQNCEVNVDDCPGHRCLNGGTCVDGVNTYNCQCPPEWTGQFCTEDVDECQLQPNACHNGGTCFNTLGGHSCVCVNGWTGESCSQNIDDCATAVCFHGATCHDRVASFYCACPMGKTGLLCHLDDACVSNPCHEDAICDTNPVNGRAICTCPPGFTGGACDQDVDECSIGANPCEHLGRCVNTQGSFLCQCGRGYTGPRCETDVNECLSGPCRNQATCLDRIGQFTCICMAGFTGTYCELDIDECQSSPCVNGGACKDRVNGFSCTCPSGFSGSMCQLDVDECASTPCRNGAKCVDQPDGYECRCAEGFEGALCERNVDDCSPDPCHHGRCVDGIASFSCACAPGYTGTRCESQVDECRSQPCRHGGKCLDLVDKYLCRCPSGTTGVNCEVNIDDCASNPCTFGVCRDGIDRYDCVCQPGFTGPLCNVEVNECSSSPCGDGGSCVDGENGFRCLCPPGSLPPLCLPPSHPCAREPCSHGVCHDAPGGFRCVCEPGWSGPRCSQGLARDACQSQPCRAGGTCTSDGMGFRCACPPGVQGRQCELLSSCTPNPCEHGGHCESAPGQLAVCSCPPGWQGPRCQQDVDECAGPSPCGSHGTCTNLAGSFSCTCRGGYTGPSCDQDIDDCDPNPCLNGGSCQDGVGSFSCSCLPGFAGPRCARDVDECLSSPCGPGTCTDHVASFACTCPPGYGGFHCERDLPDCSPSSCFNGGTCVDGVNAFSCLCRPGYTGAHCQYEADPCLSRPCLHGGICSAAHPGFRCACPEGFAGAQCQTLVDWCRSATCQNGGHCVQTGAYCLCPPGWSGRLCDVRRLPCREAAAQIGVRPDQLCQAGGQCVDQDSSHYCACPEGRTGSRCEQEVDPCLAQPCGHGGTCRGYMGGHVCECPAGYTGDDCEEDVDECASQPCQHGGSCIDLVARYLCSCPPGTLGVLCEINEDDCGPGPALDSGPRCLHNGTCVDLVGGFRCTCPPGYTGLRCEADINECRAGACHAAHTRDCLQDPGGGFRCLCRAGFTGPRCQAALSPCESQPCQHGGQCRPSPGPGGGLTFACHCVQPFWGPRCERVARSCRELQCPAGVPCQQTARGPRCACPPGSPAPSCRGARGSPPGVANASCAAAPCLHGGTCRPAPLAPFFRCACAPGWAGPRCEAPAAAPEVAEEPRCPRAACQAKRGDRRCDRECNSPGCGWDGGDCSLSVGDPWRQCEALQCWRLFNNSRCDPACSSPACLYDNFDCRAGGRERACNPVYEKYCADHFADGRCDQGCNTEECGWDGLDCAGAVPALLARGVLVLTVLLPPEELLRSGADFLQRLSAILRTSLRFRLDARGQAMVFPYHRPSPDSEPRSRRELAPEVIGSVVMLEIDNRLCLQSPENDHCFPDAQSAADYLGALSAVERLDFPYPLRDVRGEPLEPPEPSVPLLPLLAAGAVFLLVILVLGVMVARRKREHSTLWFPEGFALHKDVAAGHKGRREPVGQDALGMKSMAKGESLMGEVAADWMDSECPEAKRLKVEEPGVGAEEAVDYRQWTQHHLVAADIRVAPAMAPTPPQGDADADGMDVNVRGPDGFTPLMLASFCGGALEPTPAEEDEADDASASIISDLICQGAQLGARTDRTGETALHLAARYARADAAKRLLDAGADTNAQDHSGRTPLHTAVTADAQGVFQILIRNRSTDLDARMADGSTALILAARLAVEGMVEELIASHADVNAVDELGKSALHWAAAVNNVEATLALLKNGANKDMQDSKEETPLFLAAREGSYEAAKLLLDHFANREITDHLDRLPRDVAQERLHQDIVRLLDQPSGPRSPPGPHGLGPLLCPPGAFLPGFKAAQSGAKKSRRPPGKAGLGPQGTRGRGKKLTLACPGPLADSSVTLSPVDSLDSPRPFGGPPASPGGFPLEGPYAATAVSLAQLGGAGRAGLGRQPPGGCVLSLGLLNPVAVPLDWARLPPPAPPGPSFLLPLAPGPQLLNAGAPVSPQERPPPYLAAPGHGEEYPAAGARGSPPKARFLRVPSEHPYLTPSPESPEHWASPSPPSLSDWSDSTPSPATATAATATAAGALPAQPLPVPSALAQAQTQLGPQPEVTPKRQVLA, encoded by the exons ATGGGGCCGGGggcccggggccgccgccgccgccgtcgcccgacgtcgccgccgccgccaccgccgcccgTGCGGGCgctgcccctgctgctgctgctagcgGGGCCGGGGGCTGCAG CCCCCCCCTGCCTGGACGGAAGCCCGTGTGCAAATGGAGGCCGTTGCACCCAGCTGCCCTCCCGGGAGGCTGCCTGCCT GTGCCCCCCAGGCTGGGTGGGTGAGCGGTGCCAGCTGGAAGACCCCTGCCACTCGGGCCCCTGTGCCGGCCGCGGCGTCTGCCAGAGCTCGGTGGTGGCCGGCACCGCCCGGTTCTCCTGCCGCTGCCCCCGTGGCTTCCGAG GCCCGGACTGCTCCCTGCCGGACCCCTGCCTCAGCAGCCCTTGTGCCCACGGCGCCCGCTGCTCAGTGGGGGCGGACGGCCGCTTCGCCTGCTCCTGCCCGCCCGGCTACCAGGGCCGCAGCTGCCGCAGCGACCTGGACGAGTGCCGGGTGGGCGGGCCCTGCCGCCACGGGGGCACCTGCCTCAACACGCCCGGCTCCTTCCGCTGCCAGTGCCCGGCCGGCTACGCGGGGCCACTGTGCGAGAGCCCCGCCGTGCCCTGCGCTCCTTCTCCCTGCCGCAACGGGGGCACCTGCAGGCAGAGCGGCGACCTCACCTATGACTGCGCCTGTCTTCCCG GGTTCGAGGGCCAGAACTGCGAGGTGAACGTGGACGACTGTCCAGGGCACCGATGTCTCAACGGGGGGACGTGCGTGGACGGCGTCAACACCTACAACTGCCAGTGTCCTCCGGAGTGGACAG GCCAATTCTGCACGGAGGACGTGGACGAGTGTCAGCTGCAGCCCAATGCCTGCCACAACGGAGGCACCTGCTTCAACACGCTGGGCGGCCACAGCTGCGTGTGTGTCAACGGCTGGACAGGCGAGAGCTGCAGTCAGAATATCGATGACTGTGCCACGGCCGTGTGCTTCCACGGGGCCACCTGCCATGACCGCGTGGCCTCCTTCTACTGTGCCTGCCCCATGGGCAAGACCG GCCTTCTGTGTCACCTCGACGACGCTTGCGTGAGCAACCCCTGTCACGAGGACGCCATCTGCGACACGAACCCGGTGAACGGCCGGGCCATCTGCACCTGTCCACCCGGCTTCACAGGCGGGGCGTGTGACCAGGACGTGGACGAGTGCTCCATCG GCGCCAACCCGTGCGAGCACCTGGGCCGCTGTGTGAACACGCAGGGCTCCTTCCTGTGCCAGTGCGGCCGCGGCTACACCGGCCCGCGCTGTGAGACCGACGTCAACGAGTGTCTGTCGGGGCCCTGCCGCAACCAAGCCACGTGTCTGGACCGCATAGGCCAGTTCACCTGCATCTGCATGGCAG gCTTCACGGGAACCTATTGCGAGCTGGACATCGACGAGTGTCAGAGCAGTCCGTGCGTCAACGGCGGCGCCTGCAAGGACCGCGTCAACGGCTTCAGCTGCACCTGCCCCTCGG GCTTCAGCGGGTCCATGTGCCAGCTGGACGTGGACGAATGCGCCAGCACGCCCTGCCGGAACGGCGCCAAGTGCGTGGACCAGCCGGATGGCTACGAGTGCCGCTGCGCGGAgg GCTTTGAGGGCGCGCTGTGCGAGCGCAACGTGGACGACTGCTCTCCGGACCCATGCCACCACGGTCGCTGCGTGGACGGCATCGCCAGCTTCTCGTGTGCCTGTGCCCCAGGCTACACGGGCACGCGCTGCGAGAGCCAGGTGGATGAGTGCCGCAGCCAGCCCTGCCGCCACGGGGGCAAATGCCTGGACCTGGTGGACAAATACCTTTGCCGCTGTCCTTCCGGCAccacag gtgtGAACTGCGAGGTGAACATCGATGACTGTGCCAGTAACCCCTGCACCTTTGGGGTGTGCCGGGACGGCATCGACCGCTATGACTGTGTCTGCCAGCCCGGCTTCACAG GGCCGCTCTGCAACGTGGAGGTCAACGAGTGTTCGTCCAGCCCGTGCGGCGACGGAGGCTCCTGCGTGGACGGAGAAAACGGCTTCCGCTGCCTCTGCCCGCCCGGCTCCCTGCCCCCGCTCTGCCTGCCCCCGAGCCACCCCTGTGCCCGCGAGCCCTGCAGCCACGGCGTCTGCCACGACGCGCCCGGCGG GTTCCGCTGCGTGTGCGAGCCTGGCTGGAGCGGCCCCCGCTGCAGCCAGGGCCTGGCCCGAGACGCCTGCCAGTCCCAGCCCTGCCGCGCCGGCGGCACCTGCACCAGCGATGGGATGGGCTTCCGCTGCGCCTGTCCCCCTGGCGTCCAGG GACGTCAGTGTGAGCTGCTGTCCTCGTGTACCCCGAACCCCTGTGAGCATGGGGGCCACTGTGAGTCCGCCCCCGGGCAGCTGGCGGTCTGCTCCTGCCCCCCGGGCTGGCAAG GCCCACGATGCCAGCAGGACGTGGACGAGTGTGCCGGCCCCTCACCCTGTGGCTCCCATGGTACCTGTACCAACCTGGCGGGGAGCTTCAGCTGTACCTGCCGTGGGGGATACACCGGCCCTTCCTGCGACCAGGACATCGACGACTGTGACCCCA ACCCCTGCCTGAACGGCGGCTCGTGTCAGGACGGCGTGGGCTCCTtctcctgctcctgcctccctggtTTCGCTGGCCCACGCTGCGCCCGCGACGTGGACGAGTGTCTTAGCAGCCCCTGCGGCCCGGGCACGTGCACCGACCACGTGGCCTCCTTCGCCTGCACCTGCCCACCGGGCTACGGTGGCTTCCACTGCGAGCGGGACCTGCCGGACTGCAGCCCCAG ctcctgctTCAACGGCGGGACCTGCGTGGACGGCGTGAACGCGTTCAGCTGCCTGTGCCGCCCCGGCTACACCGGCGCCCACTGCCAGTACGAGGCCGACCCCTGCCTGTCGCGGCCCTGCCTGCACGGGGGCATCTGCAGCGCCGCCCACCCTGGCTTCCGCTGCGCCTGCCCCGAGGGCTTCGCGGGCGCCCAGTGCCAG ACGCTGGTGGACTGGTGCCGCAGCGCGACCTGCCAGAACGGCGGTCACTGCGTGCAGACCGGCGCCTACTGCCTTTGCCCTCCGGGATGGAGCGGCCGCCTCTGCGACGTCCGGCGCCTGCCCTGCAGGGAGGCCGCAGCCCAAATCG GGGTGCGGCCGGATCAGCTGTGTCAGGCGGGCGGGCAGTGCGTGGACCAGGACAGCTCCCACTACTGCGCGTGCCCAGAGGGCCGCACCGGCAGCCGCTGTGAGCAGGAGGTGGAcccctgcctggcccagccctgcggGCACGGGGGCACCTGCCGTGGCTACATGGGGGGCCACGTGTGCGAG TGTCCGGCCGGCTACACGGGGGATGACTGTGAGGAGGATGTGGACGAGTgtgcctcccagccctgccagcacgGCGGCTCCTGCATTGACCTCGTGGCTCGATATCTCTGCTCCTGCCCCCCTGGGACGCTGG GCGTGCTCTGTGAGATCAATGAGGATGACTgtggcccaggcccagccctggacTCCGGCCCCCGGTGTCTACACAATGGCACCTGCGTGGACCTGGTAGGCGGCTTCCGCTGCACTTGTCCCCCCGGATACACCGGTTTGCGCTGCGAGGCGGACATCAATGAGTGTCGCGCAGGTGCCTGCCACGCGGCACACACCCGGGACTGCCTGCAGGACCCAGGTGGGGGTTTCCGCTGCCTCTGCCGCGCTGGCTTCACAG GTCCCCGCTGTCAGGCCGCCCTGTCTCCCTGCGAGTCCCAACCATGCCAGCACGGAGGCCAGTGCcgtcccagcccaggccctgggggtgggctgACCTTTGCCTGCCACTGTGTCCAG cCGTTCTGGGGTCCGCGCTGCGAGCGGGTGGCGCGCTCCTGCCGGGAGCTGCAGTGCCCGGCGGGCGTCCCCTGCCAGCAGACGGCCCGCGGGCCGCGCTGCGCCTGCCCCCCAGGGTCGCCCGCGCCCTCCTGCCGTGGCGCCCGCGGGTCGCCGCCGGGGGTGGCCAACGCCAGCTGCGCCGCCGCCCCCTGCCTCCACGGGGGCACCTGCCGCCCCGCGCCGCTCGCGCCCTTCTTCCGCTGTGCGTGCGCgccgggctgggccgggccgCGCTGCGAGGCGCCCGCCGCGGCGCCCGAGGTCGCCGAGGAGCCGCGGTGCCCGCGCGCCGCCTGCCAGGCCAAGCGCGGCGACCGGCGCTGCGACCGCGAGTGCAACAGCCCGGGCTGCGGCTGGGACGGCGGCGACTGCTCGCTGAGCGTGGGCGACCCCTGGCGGCAGTGCGAGGCGCTGCAGTGCTGGCGCCTCTTCAACAACAGCCGCTGCGACCCGGCCTGCAGCTCGCCCGCCTGCCTCTACGACAACTTCGACTGCCGCGCCGGCGGCCGCGAGCGCGCCTGCAA cccggTGTACGAGAAGTACTGCGCCGACCACTTCGCCGACGGCCGCTGCGACCAGGGCTGCAACACGGAGGAGTGCGGCTGGGACGGGCTGGACTGCGCGGGCGCCGTGCCCGCGCTGCTGGCGCGCGGCGTGCTGGTGCTCACCGTGCTGCTGCCGCCCGAGGAGCTGCTGCGCTCCGGCGCCGACTTCCTGCAGCGGCTCAGCGCCATCCTGCGCACCTCGCTGCGCTTCCGCCTGGACGCGCGCGGCCAGGCCATGGTCTTCCCTTACCACCGGCCCAGCCCCGACTCCGAGCCGCGGAGCCGGCGCGAGCTGGCCCCGGAGGTGATCGG CTCTGTGGTGATGCTGGAGATCGACAACCGGCTCTGCCTGCAGTCCCCCGAGAATGACCACTGCTTCCCCGACGCCCAAAGCGCGGCCGACTACCTGGGCGCGCTGTCGGCAGTGGAGCGCCTGGACTTCCCGTACCCGCTGCGCGACGTGCGAG GGGAGCCGCTGGAGCCCCCGGAGCCCAGCGtgccgctgctgccgctgctggcTGCAGGTGCCGTCTTCCTGCTGGTCATCCTGGTCCTGGGCGTCATGGTGGCCCGGCGCAAGCGCGAGCACAGCACCCTctggttcccggagggcttcgcGCTGCACAAGGACGTGGCCGCGGGCCACAAGGGCCGGCGGGAGCCCGTGGGCCAAGATGCGCTGGGCATGAA GAGCATGGCCAAAGGCGAGAGTCTGATGGGGGAGGTGGCCGCAGACTGGATGGACTCGGAGTGCCCAGAGGCCAAGCGACTGAAG GTGGAGGAGCCTGGCGTGGGGGCCGAGGAGGCTGTGGATTACCGCCAGTGGACTCAACACCACCTGGTTGCCGCCGACATCCGTGTGGCCCCGGCCATGGCGCCGACACCGCCTCAGGGGGACGCAGATGCCGACGGCATGGATGTCAACGTGCGAGGGCCAG ACGGCTTCACCCCGCTGATGCTGGCTTCCTTCTGCGGCGGGGCCCTGGAACCCACACCGGCCGAGGAGGACGAGGCGGATGACGCCTCAGCCAGCATCATCTCGGACCTGATCTGCCAGGGCGCCCAGCTCGGGGCGCGGACGGACCGCACGGGCGAGACCGCCCTGCACCTGGCCGCCCGCTACGCCCGGGCCGACGCCGCCAAGCGGCTGCTGGACGCCGGGGCCGACACTAACGCCCAGGACCACTCGGGCCGGACGCCCCTGCACACGGCCGTCACCGCCGATGCCCAGGGGGTCTTCCAG atTCTCATCCGGAACCGCTCTACAGACCTGGACGCCCGCATGGCAGATGGCTCGACGGCGCTGATCCTGGCGGCCCGCCTGGCGGTGGAGGGCATGGTGGAAGAGCTCATCGCCAGCCACGCCGATGTCAACGCCGTGGACGAGCTGG ggaAATCAGCCTTACACTGGGCCGCAGCTGTGAACAATGTGGAGGCCACGTTGGCCCTGCTCAAAAACGGAGCCAACAAGGACATGCAGGACAGCAAG GAGGAGACCCCGCTGTTCCTGGCCGCCCGCGAGGGCAGCTACGAGGCCGCCAAGCTGCTCCTGGACCACTTCGCCAACCGCGAGATCACCGACCACCTGGACAGGCTGCCGCGCGACGTGGCGCAGGAGCGGCTGCACCAGGACATCGTGCGCTTGCTGGACCAGCCCAGCGGGCCCCGCAGCCCCCCGGGCCCCCACGGCCTGGGGCCCCTGCTCTGCCCGCCGGGGGCCTTCCTCCCGGGCTTCAAGGCGGCACAGTCGGGCGCCAAGAAGAGCCGGAGGCCCCCCGGGAAGGCGGGGCTGGGGCCGCAGGGCACCCGGGGCCGCGGCAAGAAGCTGACTCTGGCCTGCCCGGGCCCCCTGGCCGATAGCTCGGTCACGCTGTCGCCCGTGGACTCGCTGGATTCCCCGCGGCCCTTCGGCGGGCCCCCCGCGTCCCCCGGCGGCTTCCCCCTCGAGGGCCCCTACGCGGCCACCGCGGTGTCCCTGGCGCAGCTGggcggcgcgggccgggcgggtCTGGGGCGCCAGCCCCCGGGGGGCTGCGTGCTCAGCCTGGGCCTGCTGAACCCCGTGGCCGTCCCCCTCGACTGGGCCCGCCTGCCCCCGCCTGCCCCGCCGGGCCCCTCGTTCCTGCTGCCGCTGGCCCCCGGACCGCAGCTGCTCAACGCTGGGGCCCCCGTCTCCCCCCAGGAGCGGCCACCGCCCTACCTGGCAGCCCCGGGACACGGCGAGGAGTACCCGGCCGCCGGGGCTCGCGGCAGCCCCCCCAAGGCCCGCTTCCTGCGCGTCCCCAGCGAGCACCCTTACCTGACCCCGTCCCCCGAGTCCCCCGAGCACTGGGCCAGCCCGTCGCCCCCCTCCCTCTCGGACTGGTCCGACTCCACGCCCAGCCCGGCCACGGCCACCGCGGCCACGGCCACCGCCGCCGGGGCGCTGCCCGCCCAGCCCTTGCCTGTCCCCAGCGCGCTCGCTCAGGCCCAGACCCAGCTGGGGCCCCAGCCGGAAGTCACCCCCAAGAGGCAGGTGTTGGCCTGA